One region of Kytococcus sedentarius DSM 20547 genomic DNA includes:
- a CDS encoding alpha/beta fold hydrolase — MTPLAQLPQVDPRWQHHLTLPARGDLPGARMAVLDTHSPAMVEAGARPQDVRHVLVCVHGNPTWSYLWRRVLEQAPADWRVIAVDHIGMGHSERTSTIRRLADRTDDLDEALTQLGVLGGDHGELPVSVMVHDWGGVIGLGWASRHPDRITSAVITNTALWQPDDRVPPGIRAARAAGLHRAATVGTPTFVHAAAWVGQPGPDREAAAALASPYARRDQRQAVGEFVADIPLESDHPSRHALEAAAAGATALDVPALVLWGANDPVFTDRYLRDVLDRFETTDVHRFGDASHLVLEDRPEGVGYAWDWLTSRTDDDSTDTTQDPAAAGQPGQPAPEQPAAGSGGVIWSRLTERAQREPDAVAIVELADAGRRTVTFAELESRVAELASGFRQHGVCPGTRVAVLVPPGIDLTAVVYAVWRAGGSIVVADAGLGVRPMAGALRSADPDLVVGIPAGLAAARALGVEGDRIVVRPTAPGAVASLAEGVADADLSLESVQAAGAASPVALAAPATEAEAAVLFTSGATGPPKGVVYRHRQLLAQRDVIESALELRAGESLVAAFAPFALYGPALGMTSAVPDMDVTSPDTLTAAALADAVDAVGADVVFASPAALRNVVATHDPAAPTLEGVRMVMSAGAPVPVELLERVRRVTPHAATVTPYGMTEALPLTAIDPRTVDAADLAVHAGVCVGQPVRGVELRIAPLDDGGEPGDDARLTTEPGTRGEVVARAAHVKSHYDRLWGTQRATAHPVGWHRTGDIGHLDDRGRLWIEGRGVHTVTTDQGPVAPGGIESRVERLEGVQQAAVVGVGPAGGQRVVVVVRPTEGIDLRLHAASPVASVEFSAAVREAASQGPGAAPVAAVLVRDSLPVDIRHASKIDRTALAGWAAQTLAGDGGSSLGDRAGRLLGAPRRLLGRLDRVGFRP; from the coding sequence ATGACCCCCCTCGCCCAGCTGCCGCAGGTGGACCCGCGGTGGCAGCACCACCTCACCCTGCCCGCGCGCGGTGACCTCCCCGGCGCCCGCATGGCGGTGCTGGACACCCACTCCCCCGCGATGGTGGAGGCCGGCGCCCGCCCCCAGGACGTGCGCCACGTGCTGGTGTGCGTGCACGGCAACCCGACCTGGTCCTACCTGTGGCGCCGGGTGCTCGAGCAGGCCCCCGCCGACTGGCGCGTGATCGCCGTGGACCACATCGGGATGGGGCACAGCGAGCGCACCAGCACGATCCGGCGCCTCGCGGACCGCACCGACGACCTCGACGAGGCCCTCACCCAGCTGGGCGTCCTCGGCGGCGACCACGGCGAGCTGCCCGTCTCGGTGATGGTGCACGACTGGGGTGGTGTGATCGGGCTCGGCTGGGCCTCCCGCCACCCCGACCGCATCACGTCGGCGGTCATCACGAACACCGCCCTGTGGCAGCCGGACGACCGGGTGCCCCCGGGCATCCGCGCCGCCCGCGCCGCGGGTCTGCACCGCGCGGCCACGGTGGGCACGCCGACCTTCGTGCACGCGGCCGCCTGGGTGGGCCAGCCCGGCCCGGACCGCGAGGCCGCCGCAGCCCTGGCCTCGCCCTACGCCCGTCGCGACCAGCGCCAGGCGGTCGGGGAGTTCGTGGCGGACATCCCGTTGGAGTCCGACCACCCCTCCCGGCACGCCCTGGAGGCCGCGGCAGCCGGCGCCACCGCCCTGGACGTGCCCGCCCTCGTGCTGTGGGGCGCGAACGACCCGGTCTTCACCGACCGCTACCTGCGCGACGTGCTCGACCGCTTCGAGACCACTGACGTCCACCGCTTCGGCGACGCCTCGCATCTCGTCCTCGAGGACCGCCCTGAGGGCGTCGGGTACGCCTGGGACTGGCTGACCAGCCGGACGGACGACGACTCCACCGACACCACGCAGGACCCCGCCGCCGCGGGCCAGCCGGGTCAGCCGGCGCCGGAACAGCCCGCGGCCGGCTCCGGCGGAGTCATCTGGTCGCGCCTCACCGAGCGCGCCCAGCGTGAGCCGGACGCCGTCGCCATCGTGGAGCTGGCCGATGCGGGGCGCCGTACCGTCACCTTTGCCGAGCTCGAGTCCCGCGTGGCCGAGCTGGCCTCGGGGTTCCGACAGCACGGGGTGTGCCCCGGCACTCGGGTGGCCGTGCTCGTGCCGCCGGGCATCGACCTGACCGCGGTCGTCTACGCGGTCTGGCGGGCCGGTGGCTCCATCGTGGTCGCCGACGCCGGGCTCGGGGTGCGCCCCATGGCCGGCGCCCTGCGCAGCGCGGACCCGGACCTGGTCGTCGGTATTCCCGCCGGTCTCGCGGCCGCGCGGGCGCTGGGGGTTGAGGGTGACCGCATCGTCGTGCGCCCCACCGCTCCCGGGGCCGTCGCCAGCCTCGCCGAGGGGGTGGCGGACGCCGACCTGTCGCTGGAGTCCGTCCAGGCAGCCGGTGCCGCCTCGCCGGTGGCCCTCGCGGCCCCGGCCACCGAAGCCGAGGCAGCGGTGCTGTTCACCTCCGGCGCCACCGGCCCCCCGAAGGGCGTGGTCTACCGGCACCGTCAGCTGCTCGCGCAGCGGGACGTCATCGAGAGCGCACTGGAGCTGCGCGCCGGGGAGTCCTTGGTGGCCGCCTTCGCCCCGTTCGCGCTCTACGGCCCCGCACTCGGCATGACCTCGGCCGTGCCGGACATGGACGTCACCAGCCCGGACACGCTCACCGCCGCGGCCCTGGCCGATGCGGTGGACGCGGTGGGTGCCGACGTCGTGTTCGCCTCCCCGGCAGCCCTGCGCAACGTCGTCGCGACGCACGACCCCGCGGCCCCGACGCTCGAGGGCGTGCGCATGGTGATGTCCGCCGGCGCCCCGGTGCCCGTGGAGCTGCTGGAACGGGTGCGCCGGGTGACCCCGCACGCCGCCACGGTCACGCCCTACGGCATGACCGAGGCCCTGCCCCTCACCGCGATCGACCCCCGCACCGTGGACGCTGCCGACCTCGCCGTCCACGCCGGGGTCTGCGTCGGCCAGCCGGTCCGGGGCGTCGAGCTGCGCATCGCCCCGCTGGACGATGGGGGTGAGCCCGGCGACGACGCCCGCCTCACCACCGAGCCCGGCACCCGCGGCGAGGTCGTGGCCCGCGCCGCCCACGTCAAGAGCCACTACGACCGACTGTGGGGCACGCAGCGCGCGACCGCCCACCCCGTCGGGTGGCACCGCACCGGCGACATCGGCCACCTGGACGACCGGGGACGCCTGTGGATCGAGGGCCGCGGCGTGCACACCGTGACCACCGACCAGGGCCCGGTGGCCCCCGGCGGCATCGAGTCCCGCGTCGAACGTCTCGAGGGGGTGCAGCAGGCCGCCGTGGTCGGCGTGGGCCCGGCCGGCGGCCAGCGGGTGGTCGTCGTGGTGCGCCCCACCGAGGGCATCGACCTGCGCCTGCACGCCGCCTCCCCCGTGGCCTCGGTGGAGTTCTCCGCCGCGGTCCGCGAGGCCGCATCCCAGGGGCCCGGCGCCGCACCGGTCGCTGCGGTGCTGGTGCGCGACAGCCTGCCGGTGGACATCCGCCACGCCTCGAAGATCGACCGCACGGCTCTGGCCGGGTGGGCCGCGCAGACCCTCGCCGGCGACGGCGGTTCCTCCTTGGGGGACCGCGCCGGGCGCCTGTTGGGGGCGCCGCGCCGGCTGCTGGGCCGCCTGGACCGCGTGGGGTTCCGGCCGTGA
- a CDS encoding 3-oxoacyl-ACP synthase III translates to MPGNATFRHSNTSVLSVTALPAPEVHTSAEFDARIMDTLRRNKLVPGVLSRLVGIKERRWWPEDVHFTEAAAEAGRRALVDAGIKPEQVGLMVNTSVSRDHLEPSTAVRIHDTLGLPRSASNFDVTNACLGFVNGMQIAAAMIDSGQIEYALIVNAETTRHTHETTLKRLESEDATADDVLQQLATLTLGSGAAAMVLGRTDKHPEGHRFVGGVSRAGTEHHELCVGDFDRMTTDSVGLQEAGIALSEELWAEAAEEFDWQHLDRYVIHQVSTVHTEQICDRLGLDGAKVPRTFPTYGNMGPAAVPFTLALEAPHLERGDRVLLMGIGSGLNACCAEIEW, encoded by the coding sequence ATGCCCGGAAACGCCACCTTCCGCCACTCCAACACCTCCGTGTTGTCCGTGACCGCCCTGCCGGCCCCCGAGGTGCACACCTCGGCCGAGTTCGACGCCCGGATCATGGACACCCTGCGCCGCAACAAGCTCGTCCCCGGGGTGCTCTCCCGCCTGGTCGGCATCAAGGAGCGGCGCTGGTGGCCCGAGGACGTCCACTTCACCGAGGCCGCCGCCGAGGCGGGACGCCGCGCGCTGGTGGACGCAGGCATCAAGCCCGAGCAGGTGGGGCTGATGGTGAACACCTCCGTGAGCCGCGACCACCTGGAGCCGTCCACGGCCGTGCGCATCCACGACACCCTTGGCCTGCCGCGCAGCGCGTCCAACTTCGACGTGACCAACGCGTGCCTGGGCTTCGTCAACGGCATGCAGATCGCTGCGGCGATGATCGACTCCGGGCAGATCGAATACGCCCTGATCGTGAACGCCGAGACCACCCGGCACACCCACGAGACCACCCTGAAGCGCCTGGAGAGCGAGGACGCCACCGCCGACGACGTGCTGCAGCAGCTCGCGACCCTCACCCTGGGCTCCGGCGCGGCCGCGATGGTGCTGGGCCGCACCGACAAGCACCCCGAGGGCCACCGCTTCGTGGGGGGCGTCTCCCGCGCGGGCACAGAGCACCACGAGCTGTGCGTGGGTGACTTCGACCGCATGACCACCGACTCGGTGGGCCTCCAGGAGGCCGGCATCGCGCTGTCCGAGGAGCTGTGGGCCGAGGCCGCCGAGGAGTTCGACTGGCAGCACCTGGACCGCTACGTGATCCACCAGGTCTCCACGGTGCACACCGAGCAGATCTGCGACCGCCTGGGCCTGGACGGTGCCAAGGTGCCGCGCACCTTTCCCACCTACGGCAACATGGGGCCGGCCGCCGTGCCGTTCACCCTGGCCCTGGAGGCGCCGCACCTGGAGCGCGGGGACCGGGTGCTGCTGATGGGCATCGGCTCCGGGCTGAACGCCTGCTGTGCCGAGATCGAGTGGTGA
- a CDS encoding ABC transporter ATP-binding protein: MDSMTCAMEWRGLTKAFGGQVAVDGVTLAVPRGAVLGLVGPNGAGKTTALSMATGLLAPDAGTVEVLGHDVWSDPRGAKALLGVLPDGMRVFDRLSGRELLTYTGRLRGMDEAVIAERSAELLQALGLEGAGNKMVVDYSAGMTKKIGLACALIHAPRLLVLDEPLEAVDPVSAQGIRELLAGYAANGGTVVISSHVMELVESLCSHVAIMREGQILREGTVEEVREGDSLQNTFIRLVGREAAGAGEGLSWLRSS, translated from the coding sequence ATGGATTCCATGACGTGTGCGATGGAGTGGCGGGGGCTCACCAAGGCCTTCGGGGGACAGGTGGCGGTCGATGGGGTGACCCTCGCCGTGCCCCGTGGTGCGGTGCTCGGGCTGGTGGGGCCCAATGGCGCAGGCAAGACCACCGCCCTGTCGATGGCGACGGGTCTGCTCGCCCCGGACGCGGGCACCGTGGAGGTGCTGGGGCACGACGTGTGGAGCGACCCGCGGGGGGCCAAGGCGCTGCTGGGGGTGCTGCCGGACGGCATGCGCGTCTTCGACCGCCTCTCGGGGCGGGAGCTGCTCACCTACACCGGGCGCCTGCGCGGCATGGACGAGGCGGTCATCGCCGAGCGCAGCGCGGAGCTGCTGCAGGCCCTGGGGCTCGAGGGGGCCGGCAACAAGATGGTGGTGGACTACTCCGCCGGCATGACCAAGAAGATCGGGCTGGCCTGTGCCCTCATCCACGCGCCCAGGCTGCTGGTGCTGGACGAGCCGCTGGAGGCGGTGGACCCCGTCTCTGCGCAGGGCATCCGGGAGCTGCTGGCCGGGTACGCGGCCAACGGGGGCACGGTGGTCATCTCCAGCCACGTCATGGAGCTGGTGGAGTCCCTGTGCTCGCACGTGGCGATCATGCGTGAGGGGCAGATCCTGCGGGAGGGCACGGTGGAGGAGGTCCGCGAGGGTGACTCCCTGCAGAACACGTTCATCCGCCTGGTGGGCCGCGAGGCCGCGGGCGCGGGGGAGGGGTTGTCGTGGTTGCGCTCCTCCTGA
- a CDS encoding FtsX-like permease family protein, with product MKVTGLTSFTLRLTRARFASREGESLLYLASTLAFVICSALAFTVAGGTWMFHQRWASPTSLHAELIAADPSVEAMMGAYVGLAGIACALVVPAMASLAASAAVLGARGRERRMSALRLLGLSSGDVTRMALIDTLIQATLGVLVGYVLYLLTLPAWSALELQGKTIEVSEMLLPAPLALAVGAVTIIVGVLASWWGMRQVRVSPLGVARRAGNPALRRWRPLIFLVLIGVGVVTVNTVSPRGEIGPWLLLGGALLAVLAGMNVIGPWILQVVCGLLARIPSPTVMWAARRVQADPRATWGRVAGLGLMAFIGSYVAMMPLPTEAPDTDNVAATFATTTGWDFTKGAAITLGVGLVVAATATYITQASAVFERAEQTRSLYRMGSSTGFLRRVAWLEVFGPLVLALGLGWLLGMGLALPMASDATNFGYERSSTGPVLMGGILVAGLAFTVLALTATSPLQRQVLRDQRRRAD from the coding sequence ATGAAGGTCACCGGACTGACCTCGTTCACGCTGCGCCTCACCCGCGCCCGCTTCGCCTCCCGGGAGGGTGAGTCGCTCCTCTACCTGGCCTCCACCCTGGCCTTCGTCATCTGCTCGGCACTGGCCTTCACCGTGGCGGGAGGCACCTGGATGTTCCACCAGCGGTGGGCCTCCCCCACGAGCCTGCACGCCGAGCTGATCGCCGCCGACCCGTCGGTGGAGGCGATGATGGGCGCCTACGTGGGGCTGGCCGGCATCGCCTGCGCCCTGGTGGTCCCCGCCATGGCCTCCCTGGCCGCCTCCGCCGCCGTCCTCGGCGCCAGGGGTCGAGAGCGCCGCATGTCGGCACTGCGCCTGCTGGGTCTGTCGTCCGGCGACGTGACTCGCATGGCGCTCATCGACACCCTCATCCAAGCCACCCTGGGCGTCCTGGTGGGGTACGTGCTGTACCTGCTGACCCTGCCGGCCTGGTCCGCCCTGGAACTGCAGGGCAAGACCATCGAGGTCTCCGAGATGCTGCTGCCCGCACCCCTGGCACTGGCCGTGGGAGCCGTCACCATCATCGTCGGTGTCCTGGCCTCCTGGTGGGGCATGCGTCAGGTGCGGGTCTCGCCGCTGGGTGTGGCCCGGCGGGCCGGGAACCCCGCGCTGCGACGCTGGCGCCCGCTGATCTTCCTGGTGCTGATCGGTGTCGGGGTGGTGACGGTGAACACCGTGAGCCCCCGCGGTGAGATCGGCCCCTGGCTGCTGCTGGGCGGCGCACTGTTGGCCGTCCTGGCAGGCATGAACGTCATCGGCCCCTGGATCCTGCAGGTGGTGTGCGGCCTGCTGGCCCGCATCCCCTCCCCCACCGTCATGTGGGCGGCCCGCCGGGTGCAGGCCGACCCCCGCGCCACCTGGGGCCGGGTCGCCGGGCTGGGCCTGATGGCGTTCATCGGCAGCTACGTGGCGATGATGCCGCTGCCCACCGAGGCGCCCGACACCGACAACGTGGCGGCCACCTTCGCCACCACCACCGGGTGGGACTTCACCAAGGGTGCGGCCATCACCCTGGGCGTCGGGCTGGTGGTCGCGGCGACGGCCACCTACATCACCCAGGCGTCCGCCGTGTTCGAGCGGGCCGAGCAGACCCGGTCCCTGTACCGGATGGGGTCCTCCACCGGCTTCTTGCGCCGGGTGGCCTGGCTGGAGGTCTTCGGGCCGCTGGTGCTGGCCCTGGGGCTGGGGTGGCTGCTGGGCATGGGCCTGGCCCTGCCGATGGCCTCGGACGCCACGAACTTCGGCTACGAGCGCTCGAGCACCGGGCCGGTCCTGATGGGCGGCATCCTGGTGGCCGGGCTCGCATTCACCGTGCTGGCCCTGACGGCCACCAGCCCGCTGCAGCGGCAGGTCCTGCGGGACCAGCGCCGCCGGGCGGACTGA
- a CDS encoding ABC transporter ATP-binding protein: MNITTPHQMPGEALLATDDITVSYGGVNALAGVSLHIAPRETVAVMGPSGSGKSTLLHCLSGILTPTHGEVRFEGRTLSGLRDARRSHTRLQHFGFVFQDHQLIPELPARENVALPQMLTGVSRSTALRSADRALEQIGIPELRKRRPGEMSGGQAQRVAIARALVGEPRVVFADEPSGALDQTTGHEVMQLLTATVAHAGAALVLVTHDRAVAQWCNRLVEIRDGLVHTDRLVEEPLGVGR, from the coding sequence ATGAACATCACGACACCACACCAGATGCCGGGAGAAGCCCTCCTGGCCACCGACGACATCACGGTCAGCTACGGCGGGGTGAACGCCCTGGCCGGGGTGAGCCTCCACATCGCACCGCGCGAGACGGTGGCGGTGATGGGGCCCTCCGGCTCGGGCAAGTCCACCCTCCTCCACTGCCTGTCGGGGATCCTGACTCCCACCCACGGCGAGGTGCGCTTCGAGGGAAGGACCCTCTCGGGCCTCCGTGACGCCCGCCGCAGCCACACCCGGCTGCAGCACTTCGGCTTCGTCTTCCAGGACCACCAGCTGATCCCCGAGCTCCCGGCCCGGGAGAACGTCGCACTGCCGCAGATGCTCACCGGGGTCTCCCGCAGCACCGCCCTGCGCTCCGCCGACCGGGCGCTGGAGCAGATCGGCATCCCCGAGCTCCGCAAGCGCCGCCCCGGGGAGATGTCCGGCGGCCAGGCCCAGCGCGTGGCCATCGCTCGAGCGCTCGTGGGTGAGCCGCGCGTGGTCTTCGCCGACGAGCCCAGCGGGGCGCTCGACCAGACCACCGGCCACGAGGTGATGCAGCTGCTCACGGCCACCGTCGCCCACGCCGGCGCCGCCCTGGTCCTGGTCACGCACGACCGGGCCGTGGCCCAGTGGTGCAACCGCCTGGTGGAGATCCGGGACGGCCTGGTGCACACCGACCGCCTGGTCGAGGAGCCGCTGGGGGTGGGTCGATGA
- a CDS encoding sensor histidine kinase encodes MGAFWRRRDLSYEEEADRRIADLTASRRVIVEAYEVERQRIERDLHDGAQQYMVAAAMLLGEARLLPAAQQDPELQDMLARAGEQLSSGLDALRSTVRGIHPATLLEQGLAPALQEVADRSPQQVRIVCPHPLPEVPEGVLVSAWFFACEALANAAKHAPGAPVTVLLGADADLRVSVVDTGPGGATLVPGGGLAGLRERIAAFGGTVSVTSPPGGPTQVAASIPLLLMRGETGVTV; translated from the coding sequence GTGGGAGCATTCTGGAGGCGTCGGGACCTCTCCTACGAGGAGGAGGCCGACCGGCGCATCGCCGACCTGACCGCATCGAGGCGGGTGATCGTCGAGGCCTACGAGGTGGAGAGGCAGCGCATCGAGCGCGATCTCCACGACGGGGCCCAGCAGTACATGGTGGCGGCGGCGATGCTGCTCGGCGAGGCCCGACTCCTCCCTGCGGCCCAGCAGGACCCGGAGCTGCAGGACATGCTGGCCCGGGCGGGGGAGCAGCTCTCCAGCGGACTGGACGCGCTCCGGTCGACGGTTCGGGGGATCCATCCGGCCACTCTGCTGGAACAGGGTCTGGCCCCCGCGCTGCAGGAAGTGGCCGATCGCAGCCCCCAGCAGGTCCGCATCGTCTGTCCGCACCCGCTCCCCGAGGTGCCCGAGGGCGTGCTGGTGTCCGCCTGGTTCTTCGCCTGCGAGGCCCTTGCGAACGCCGCCAAGCACGCGCCGGGGGCGCCTGTCACCGTGCTGCTCGGTGCCGATGCGGATCTGCGCGTCTCGGTCGTGGACACCGGGCCCGGCGGGGCCACCCTCGTGCCCGGGGGAGGGCTGGCGGGGCTGCGCGAGCGCATCGCGGCCTTCGGGGGCACGGTCAGCGTGACCTCCCCACCGGGTGGCCCCACCCAGGTGGCTGCCTCGATACCGTTGCTCCTCATGCGGGGAGAGACGGGAGTGACGGTGTGA
- a CDS encoding response regulator transcription factor, producing the protein MSARLVVADDSAILREGLVGLLERRGYEVVAQVSRADDLADRVRELAAAGALPDGVVTDARMPPTMTDDGIRVAADLKEQFPELSVLVVSQYVVPVHAQRLFGLHGSGGAGYLLKDRVAQVEDFVASLEIILSGGVVTGPEVTRAMMRTGASGLGELTPREREVLELMARGLSNAEIASELFLSVAAVAKHVSNIFAKLHLAPGEENRRVRAILQYLAERGDAPAW; encoded by the coding sequence GTGAGCGCACGGCTGGTGGTGGCGGACGACTCGGCGATCCTGCGCGAGGGGCTGGTGGGCCTGCTGGAGCGCCGGGGCTACGAGGTGGTGGCCCAGGTCTCCCGGGCGGACGACCTGGCCGACCGGGTGCGCGAGCTCGCTGCTGCGGGGGCCCTGCCCGACGGTGTGGTCACCGACGCCCGCATGCCCCCGACCATGACGGACGACGGCATCCGGGTGGCGGCCGACCTCAAGGAGCAGTTCCCGGAGCTCTCGGTGCTCGTCGTGAGCCAGTACGTGGTGCCCGTGCACGCCCAGCGGCTGTTCGGGTTGCACGGCTCCGGCGGTGCCGGGTACCTCCTCAAGGACCGGGTGGCGCAGGTGGAGGACTTCGTGGCCTCGCTGGAGATCATCCTGTCCGGCGGGGTGGTGACCGGCCCCGAGGTGACGCGGGCGATGATGCGCACGGGCGCGTCGGGCCTGGGGGAGCTCACGCCGCGGGAGCGCGAGGTGCTCGAGCTCATGGCGCGCGGGCTCTCCAACGCGGAGATCGCCTCCGAGCTGTTCCTGTCCGTTGCGGCGGTGGCCAAGCACGTGTCCAACATCTTCGCCAAGCTGCACCTGGCGCCGGGTGAGGAGAACCGCCGGGTGCGAGCCATCCTGCAGTACCTCGCCGAGCGGGGGGACGCGCCGGCCTGGTGA
- the msrA gene encoding peptide-methionine (S)-S-oxide reductase MsrA produces the protein MAHLIDPGTPHAVLGTPMGTWPDGSEVIHVAAGCFWGVERFYWQLPGVVTTSVGYMGGTDRRPTYPSVCTGTTGHAETVEVVFDPSRVTVDEVLKVFWENHDPTQGDRQGNDIGSQYRSAIFCTTEHQVAVAEATRAAIQEQLTAAGHGAVTTEIVGPDDSGEYHLAEERHQQYLHKNPDGYCNHGPNGMSCPVGLVDLPAQTDVEPPRA, from the coding sequence ATGGCACACCTCATCGACCCCGGTACCCCGCACGCCGTCCTCGGTACGCCGATGGGCACTTGGCCCGACGGCTCCGAGGTGATCCACGTCGCCGCCGGCTGCTTCTGGGGTGTCGAACGCTTCTACTGGCAGCTGCCCGGTGTGGTCACGACCTCCGTCGGCTACATGGGCGGCACGGACCGCCGGCCGACCTACCCGTCGGTGTGCACCGGGACCACCGGCCACGCCGAGACGGTGGAGGTGGTCTTCGACCCGTCCCGGGTCACGGTGGACGAGGTCCTGAAGGTGTTCTGGGAGAACCACGACCCCACCCAGGGCGACCGGCAGGGGAACGACATCGGCAGCCAGTACCGCTCGGCCATCTTCTGCACCACGGAGCACCAGGTCGCGGTGGCCGAGGCCACCCGCGCGGCCATCCAGGAGCAGCTCACCGCCGCCGGCCACGGGGCCGTCACCACCGAGATCGTGGGGCCGGATGACAGCGGCGAGTACCACCTGGCCGAGGAGCGCCACCAGCAGTACCTGCACAAGAACCCCGACGGGTACTGCAACCACGGCCCCAACGGCATGAGCTGCCCCGTGGGTCTGGTGGACCTGCCCGCCCAGACCGATGTGGAGCCGCCCCGCGCCTGA
- a CDS encoding daunorubicin resistance protein DrrA family ABC transporter ATP-binding protein codes for MDDHAVWAEGLVKQYKEVRALDGVSLAVPRGTVLGVLGPNGAGKTTTVRALTTLLRPDEGRARVAGFDVFAEPQEVRRRIGVSGQYAAVDQHLTGRENLRMIGELYHLGRARSKGRADELLERFSLTDAANRPSKTYSGGMRRRLDLACALVAEPEVIFLDEPTTGLDPRSRGEMWNIIRDLVTAGTTLVLTTQYLEEADKLADDIVVVDSGRVIASGTADDLKDMVGGERLEVVVEDSTHLQQAAAILDRVGRGEVEVDAHTRRATVAISQGTRTLLEAVREFDERGVVVQDIGVRRPTLDDAFLTLTGHGADEGARQDERADARTPGGTA; via the coding sequence ATGGATGATCACGCTGTCTGGGCCGAGGGCCTGGTGAAGCAGTACAAGGAGGTGCGCGCGCTCGATGGGGTGAGCCTGGCGGTCCCGCGGGGCACCGTGCTGGGCGTCCTCGGACCGAACGGCGCCGGCAAGACCACCACCGTGCGGGCGCTGACCACGTTGTTGCGGCCGGACGAGGGGCGGGCCCGGGTGGCGGGCTTCGACGTGTTCGCCGAGCCGCAGGAGGTGCGCCGCCGCATCGGCGTCTCCGGCCAGTACGCCGCCGTGGACCAGCACCTGACCGGCCGGGAGAACCTCCGGATGATCGGCGAGCTCTACCACCTCGGCAGGGCGCGGTCGAAGGGCCGGGCCGACGAGCTGCTGGAGCGCTTCAGCCTCACCGACGCGGCCAACCGTCCCAGCAAGACCTACTCCGGGGGCATGCGGCGTCGGCTCGACCTCGCGTGTGCACTGGTCGCCGAGCCGGAGGTCATCTTCCTGGACGAGCCGACCACCGGCCTGGACCCACGCAGCCGCGGCGAGATGTGGAACATCATCCGTGACCTGGTGACCGCGGGGACGACGCTGGTGCTGACCACCCAGTACCTGGAGGAGGCCGACAAGCTGGCCGACGACATCGTGGTGGTCGACTCCGGGCGCGTGATCGCCAGCGGCACCGCCGACGACCTCAAGGACATGGTCGGTGGGGAGCGCCTGGAGGTGGTGGTGGAGGACTCCACCCACCTGCAGCAGGCCGCAGCCATCCTCGACCGGGTCGGCCGGGGCGAGGTGGAGGTCGACGCACACACGCGGCGGGCGACCGTCGCCATCTCCCAGGGCACCAGGACGCTGCTGGAGGCGGTCCGAGAGTTCGACGAGCGCGGTGTGGTCGTGCAGGACATCGGGGTCCGCCGTCCGACCCTGGACGACGCCTTCCTCACGCTCACGGGCCACGGGGCGGACGAGGGTGCACGGCAGGACGAACGAGCAGACGCACGCACCCCGGGAGGCACGGCATGA
- a CDS encoding ABC transporter permease has translation MNLVTDGLTILRRNLIQLKRVPDLILFTLFQPIMFIVLFGYVFGAAIGGGDGANYRSFLIAGIFAQTILFGSTITGSSLAEDMQKGIIDRFRTLPMAPSAVLLGRTLADLINNVLVLVIMSVTGLVIGWRITGGFWEAVAGFALMLGFAYAFSWVMAFLGLLVRTPEVLNNATFMVLFPLTFISNAFAPPEQFPSVLRAIAGWNPISTLTQSVRDLFGNNMPGLEPDRYTWALQHPIVYTLIWLVILVGVFAPLATLQYQRAGQR, from the coding sequence ATGAACCTCGTCACCGACGGCCTGACCATCCTGCGGCGCAACCTGATCCAGCTCAAGCGCGTCCCCGACCTGATCCTCTTCACGCTGTTCCAGCCGATCATGTTCATCGTGCTCTTCGGCTACGTCTTCGGGGCGGCGATCGGTGGGGGCGACGGGGCGAACTACCGCAGCTTCCTCATCGCGGGCATCTTCGCCCAGACCATCCTGTTCGGGTCCACGATCACCGGCTCGTCGCTGGCCGAGGACATGCAGAAGGGCATCATCGACCGCTTCCGCACCCTCCCCATGGCCCCTTCGGCGGTCCTGCTGGGGCGCACCCTGGCGGACCTGATCAACAACGTCCTGGTCCTGGTCATCATGTCGGTGACCGGTCTGGTCATCGGCTGGCGGATCACCGGCGGCTTCTGGGAGGCCGTCGCCGGGTTCGCCCTGATGCTGGGCTTCGCCTACGCCTTCTCCTGGGTGATGGCCTTCCTGGGCCTGCTGGTGCGCACCCCGGAGGTGCTGAACAACGCGACCTTCATGGTCCTGTTCCCCCTGACCTTCATCTCCAACGCCTTCGCGCCGCCGGAGCAGTTCCCCTCGGTGCTGCGGGCGATCGCTGGGTGGAACCCGATCTCCACCCTCACCCAGTCCGTGCGAGACCTGTTCGGCAACAACATGCCGGGCCTGGAGCCGGACCGCTACACCTGGGCGTTGCAGCACCCCATCGTCTACACGCTGATCTGGCTGGTGATCCTGGTCGGGGTGTTCGCGCCGTTGGCGACCCTCCAGTACCAGCGCGCCGGCCAGCGCTGA